One Alnus glutinosa chromosome 3, dhAlnGlut1.1, whole genome shotgun sequence genomic region harbors:
- the LOC133864878 gene encoding protein CURVATURE THYLAKOID 1C, chloroplastic, with translation MASIVAHLPPPLLVHGRKNVFRTPQKLPVSSIKERQNGVTVFGKATGEGSESSTSLSIVKSVQNVWEQWDNFEDRLALLGLGFAAIAALWASANVITAIDKLPILPSFLEFVGILFSSWFIYRYLLFKPDREELFQIVNKSISDIVGK, from the exons ATGGCTTCTATTGTTGCTCACTTGCCTCCCCCATTGTTGGTACATGGTAGAAAAAACGTTTTCAGAACACCACAGAAACTGCCAGTTTCTTCCATTAAAG AGAGACAGAATGGTGTTACTGTTTTTGGGAAGGCCACTGGGGAAGGATCTGAGTCTTCTACGTCCCTTAGTATTGTTAAGTCTGTTCAAAATGTT TGGGAACAGTGGGATAACTTTGAAGATCGGTTGGCTCTTCTTGGTTTGGGGTTTGCAGCTATAGCCGCGCTTTGGGCTTCAGCAAACGTGATCACG GCCATTGACAAGTTGCCGATCCTCCCAAGTTTCCTAGAATTTGTTGGGATACTGTTTTCTTCG TGGTTTATATATCGGTATCTCTTATTCAAACCTGACAG GGAAGAGCTTTTTCAAATCGTTAACAAGTCAATATCAGATATTGTGGGCAAGTGA
- the LOC133863269 gene encoding protein tesmin/TSO1-like CXC 5 yields the protein MEESENGDFPPKPLISLRTPEETVTEISSFPPKIRMKQLDFRMSPASPNSVVPRLLPRTPLSTRNFESPRSQPQANIKAINGTPKHKKCCTCKQSKCLKLYCECFAFGIYCDGCKCADCYNNVENEAARQAAVECILERNPSAFRPKIESSPLRTQDNGDKENESPMVGKHNRGCNCKKTGCLKKYCECFQANILCSENCKCLDCKNIEGCEERLTFLHGDHSNTDTCIQPASVAISDAIDFLGNRFSPALGKRKGHGLLDSNERDAQIQRLTRHQEPVNPLRSYDPVHQVVGSTLYDSSKLTYRSLLAEVIHPEDIKKLCSRLVRASEFAPPILAGIYWNQEQK from the exons ATGGAGGAAAGTGAGAATGGAGATTTCCCACCAAAACCACTAATTTCACTTAGAACACCGGAGGAGACAGTTACAGAGATATCTTCTTTCCCGCCAAAAATCCGAATGAAGCAGCTAGATTTCAGAATGTCTCCGGCTTCGCCGAACTCGGTGGTGCCACGTTTGCTTCCGCGGACTCCACTGTCCACAAG AAACTTTGAATCCCCAAGATCACAGCCACAGGCTAACATCAAAGCAATCAATGGTACTCCAAAGCATAAAAAATGTTGCACTTGCAAGCAATCAAAGTGCTTAAAGTT GTATTGTGAGTGCTTTGCCTTTGGAATATACTGCGATGGATGCAAGTGTGCTGATTGTTATAACAATGTTGAGAATGAGGCTGCAAGACAAGCAGCTGTTGAATGTATTCTAGAGCGCAACCCAAGTGCATTCAGGCCAAAGATTGAGAGCAGCCCACTTAGAACTCAGGATAATGGG gataaagaaaatgagagtCCAATGGTTGGGAAACACAACAGGGGATGCAACTGCAAGAAAACAGGGTGCCTTAAAAAGTATTGTGAATGCTTTCAAGCTAACATCCTCTGTTCTGAAAACTGCAAATGTCTGGACTGCAAGAATATTGAAGGATGTGAGGAGAGGTTGACTTTTTTACATGGGGACCACTCTAATACTGATACCTGTATCCAGCCAGCGAGTGTTGCCATATCTGATGCTATTGACTTCTTAGGCAACAGATTCTCTCCAGCATTAGGGAAAAGAAAAGGTCATGGACTCCTTGATTCAAATGAGAGGGATGCACAAATTCAGAGGCTCACGCGGCATCAGGAG CCGGTGAATCCTCTCAGGAGTTATGATCCTGTTCATCAAGTTGTTGGTTCTACTTTATATGACTCCTCAAAGTTAACATACAG ATCATTATTAGCAGAAGTCATTCACCCAGAAGACATAAAAAAGCTTTGCTCAAGATTGGTGAGAGCATCAGAGTTTGCTCCTCCTATACTTGCAGGTATATATTGGAACCAGGAACAGAAGTAG
- the LOC133864877 gene encoding pentatricopeptide repeat-containing protein At4g21065-like encodes MPLHSITKLNKTFPSSSSLCSLLQLSYHSFPSPTPPRQQTLYPSSKPRDQSPSSSYYYYASLLQSCVARKAINPGKQLHAHLFHLGLGFDTFTATKLVHLYCVCDSLTDAHLLFDRIPKDNLFLWNVLIRGYAWNGPYESAISLYNQMLDYGLTPDNFTFPFVLKACSALSAIEEGRNIHEHVIRTGWETDVFVGAGLVDMYAKCGCVESARQVFDKIGVRDAVLWNSMLAAYSQNGHPDESLALCCEMASAGVRPTEATLVTVISASADIAALLQGTELHGLSWRLGFVSNDKVNTALVDMYAKCGSVRIARSLFERLKEKRVVSWNAMITGYAIRGHAAEALVLFEEMKEKALPDHITFVGVLAACRHGGLLEEGWMFFESMVRDYRIDPTVQHYTCMVDLLGHCGRLDEAYNLITQMRVMPDACVWGALLNSCKIHGNVELGEAAVERLIELEPDNSGNYVILSNIYAQAGKWEGVARLRKLMIDRGIKKSIACSWIEVKNKVHAFLSGDNSHSNSDAIYAELRRLEGRMKEAGYVPGTGSVFHDVEYDEKTNMVCSHSERLAIAFGLISTLPGTRLLITKNLRVCEDCHVAIKFISKITEREITVRDVNRYHHFKDGICSCGDYW; translated from the coding sequence ATGCCACTTCACTCCATAACAAAGCTAAATAAAACCTTTCCATCCTCATCTTCCCTCTGCTCTCTTCTCCAGCTCTCATATCACTCCTTTCCCTCGCCAACCCCTCCTCGACAACAAACCCTCTATCCTTCTTCTAAGCCCCGCGATCAATCACCCTCCTCCTCTTACTATTATTATGCCTCTCTCCTCCAATCCTGTGTTGCCCGGAAAGCGATCAACCCCGGGAAACAACTTCATGCCCACCTTTTCCACCTGGGTCTCGGGTTTGATACGTTTACAGCTACTAAACTTGTTCATCTTTATTGTGTCTGTGACTCTTTAACTGATGCACACCTCTTGTTCGATAGAATTCCTAAAGATAATTTGTTTCTGTGGAATGTTTTGATTCGAGGGTATGCGTGGAATGGTCCGTATGAATCTGCAATTTCGCTTTATAACCAAATGCTTGATTATGGCCTCACACCTGATAATTTTACCTTCCCGTTTGTGCTCAAGGCATGCTCGGCACTTTCTGCCATTGAAGAGGGGAGGAACATTCATGAACACGTGATACGGACTGGGTGGGAGACGGATGTGTTTGTGGGTGCGGGTTTAGTTGACATGTATGCAAAGTGTGGTTGCGTGGAGAGTGCTCGACAAGTTTTTGACAAAATTGGAGTAAGAGATGCTGTGTTATGGAATTCTATGCTTGCTGCTTATTCTCAAAATGGGCACCCGGATGAGTCGCTCGCACTATGTTGTGAAATGGCATCTGCAGGTGTGAGACCCACAGAGGCGACTCTTGTGACTGTAATATCTGCTTCAGCTGACATTGCAGCTCTTCTTCAAGGAACAGAGCTTCACGGGCTTAGTTGGAGACTTGGGTTTGTGTCCAATGACAAGGTAAACACTGCACTGGTAGATATGTATGCCAAGTGTGGTTCTGTGAGGATCGCTAGGAGTTTGTTTGAACGGCTTAAGGAGAAAAGAGTTGTCTCTTGGAATGCCATGATTACTGGGTATGCGATTCGTGGTCACGCTGCTGAAGCACTGGTTTTATTTGAGGAGATGAAGGAAAAAGCTCTGCCTGATCACATAACTTTTGTGGGTGTCCTCGCAGCATGCCGCCACGGGGGTTTACTTGAAGAAGGGTGGATGTTTTTTGAATCGATGGTGAGAGACTACCGCATAGATCCAACGGTTCAGCATTATACATGCATGGTTGATCTCCTTGGCCACTGTGGTAGATTAGATGAGGCTTACAATCTTATAACGCAAATGAGAGTAATGCCAGATGCTTGTGTATGGGGTGCTCTGCTTAATTCATGCAAAATCCATGGAAATGTGGAGTTAGGTGAAGCAGCAGTAGAGAGACTGATTGAGCTGGAACCTGATAATTCTGGCAATTATGTGATCCTATCAAACATCTATGCTCAAGCAGGGAAGTGGGAAGGAGTTGCAAGactgagaaaattaatgatagatAGAGGAATAAAGAAAAGCATTGCTTGTAGCTGGattgaagtgaaaaataaagtcCATGCATTTCTCTCTGGAGATAATTCCCATTCTAATTCTGATGCGATATATGCAGAATTGAGGAGGCTGGAAGGACGAATGAAAGAAGCTGGCTATGTGCCGGGGACCGGATCGGTTTTCCATGACGTGGAGTATGACGAGAAGACTAATATGGTTTGCAGTCATAGTGAAAGGTTAGCAATTGCATTTGGACTCATTAGTACTCTCCCTGGAACCAGGCTTTTGATAACCAAGAACCTCCGGGTATGTGAGGACTGTCATGTTGCAATCAAGTTCATCTCAAAGATCACAGAGAGGGAAATCACCGTCAGAGATGTCAATCGCTACCATCATTTTAAAGATGGGATATGTTCTTGTGGTGATTATTGGTAA